GGGCGTCGATCGTGGTGATGCTCGTGTTCATCTTCGGGTTCCCCATGTTCGGGATCCGGACGTTCATCCCCCAGCGGTGGTACGCGTTTCTCGCCGCGCCGATGGCGCTTCTGGGTGCGGTCGGCCTCGCGTATCTGGCGCGTCGACTCACCACGCCGGTCGTCCTCGTGGTGTTGCTCGTCTTCGCGCTCGCGTTCCCGATGGTGGCGTTCGCCGCGACCGACGGGACGCTCGACAACCCCCGCTTCGAGGGTGCACAGACCAAGTACAGCTACAACGAGGCGGAGTTGAACGCCGTCGAGACGATCGGCGAGATCCGACCGGTCGCGGAAGAGGAAGGCGAGACGTACAACACCGACCACCCGTACAACACCGTGTTCTCGCGGTCCGGGCCCGGCCCCGCCGTCGCGGCGAACATCACCGACGAGGGGTTGCGCAACACCGATACGCTGATCTATCGCGACTATCAGTCCACCGGTGGGGCGTTCTTCGTCAGCGAAAACGATCGGAGCGTGACCCCCGAGATGAGCAGAAGCGAACTCTGTGGTGGCGAACGGCACTACGCCTATGACAACGGCGACGTAACGATGTGTACGGCGACGTGGGAGGTCGACACCGACGCCGACACCGGTACAGACCTCGACGGCGGCGAGACCGACACCTGACCGGAACGGCAACGACGGCAACGTTACCATGAACCCACTCAACACACGGACGGTAGCAACGAACCCATCCGACCGACCGAACGACGAACGGATGGGACGGCGATGAACGGCCGGATGGACACGCTGTTGATCGGGATCGACGCCGCCTGCCAGCCCGTCTTCGACCGGCTCTCGGAGACCGACAGCATCCCCCACCTCGAATCGCTGATCGATCGAGGCGTGAGCGCGCCCCTCGAATCGCAGATCCCGCCGTGGACGCCCAGCGCGTGGCCCTCGATGTACACCGGCGTGAACCCCGGCAAGCACGGCGTCTACGGGTTCGTCGACTTCGAGGGCTACGACTGGGGGGTCGTCACCGCGAACCACGTCCGCGAACACGCCCTCTGGAAACTGCTCGACGAACACGACCGGTCGAGCGTGATCGTCAACGTCCCCGTCACCCACCCGCCCGACGAGATCGACGGCGCGATCGTCCCCGGCTTCATCGGCCCCGAGAACCCGGGTACCCACCCGAAGGGGATCCTCGAGGAGGTCCGCGAGGCGATCGGCGAGTACCGGGTCTACCCCAACTACTCGCGGGGCGACGACCGGTACACCGACGCCGAGAAGATGGAGGAGTACTGTACGCTGGCGCGAATGCGCGGGGAGGCGTTTCGATACCTCGCCGGCGAGTACGAGCCGGATTTCGGGTTCGTGCAGTTCCAGAAGACCGACACCGTCTTCCACGAGTTCGAGGGCGATCCGGCGAAGGTCCGGCAGATCTACGAGGCGACCGACGAACAGATCGGGCGAATACTCGAGGAGTGCGACCCGAAGCGGGTGTTCGTCGCGAGCGACCACGGGATGGGGCCCTACGAGAACTACGAGTTCCGCGTCAACGAGTTCCTCCGCCGCGAGGGCTACGTCGAAGCGACGAGCGGGGGGAAGGGGATGCCGTCGTGGAACCCGATCCGCGATCAGCTTCAGGAGGGGCAAAACGAGACCTCCTGGGAGCCGGGCAAGGTCGAGCGCCTCGCCGCCGCGGCCGCGAAGGTCGGGATCACGCCGTCCCGTGCGGCGGGCGCCCTCGACCGGATCGGCCTCGGCT
The sequence above is drawn from the Halalkalicoccus sp. NIPERK01 genome and encodes:
- a CDS encoding alkaline phosphatase family protein: MNGRMDTLLIGIDAACQPVFDRLSETDSIPHLESLIDRGVSAPLESQIPPWTPSAWPSMYTGVNPGKHGVYGFVDFEGYDWGVVTANHVREHALWKLLDEHDRSSVIVNVPVTHPPDEIDGAIVPGFIGPENPGTHPKGILEEVREAIGEYRVYPNYSRGDDRYTDAEKMEEYCTLARMRGEAFRYLAGEYEPDFGFVQFQKTDTVFHEFEGDPAKVRQIYEATDEQIGRILEECDPKRVFVASDHGMGPYENYEFRVNEFLRREGYVEATSGGKGMPSWNPIRDQLQEGQNETSWEPGKVERLAAAAAKVGITPSRAAGALDRIGLGSLARRYAPSGVTRTGSQQVDFPASRAYMRARTELGVRINLEGRDPEGVVPPKEYEEVREDLIERLQAIETPDGDPVFGEVVPREEYFWGPYTEKAVDVLTVPNDFEQFLSAQLREELFGPPTEPWNHKLDGLFVAAGQGIDSGVDLTDAHLFDVAPTVCAALGVPYSDRMDGRVLPVVEDVGSTAYPEYTGSAAVSTEDERVEERLSDLGYLE